In Sporichthya polymorpha DSM 43042, a genomic segment contains:
- a CDS encoding Crp/Fnr family transcriptional regulator: protein MTTLTAPAPTEGFLDRIGPERAAALAAIGTRRGYPAGAILFLEGDVAHEAVVVLAGELKVVVGSTEGRDVVLDIYGPGELIGEWSVIDGKTRAATVTALTDVEVLTLPAEAFREFLDTHPAVREALLLDTIGRLRAQVRHQLEFGAGDAMGRVCARLAELADRYGYLDGTTTVIHSPLSQADLAAWTGLSREAVVKALRQLRSMGWISNRGPDITVHDIERLRRRATH from the coding sequence GTGACGACCTTGACCGCCCCGGCGCCGACCGAGGGCTTCCTCGATCGGATCGGCCCGGAGCGCGCCGCTGCCCTCGCCGCGATCGGCACCCGCCGTGGCTACCCCGCGGGCGCCATCCTGTTCCTCGAAGGCGACGTCGCGCACGAGGCGGTCGTCGTCCTGGCCGGTGAGCTCAAGGTCGTCGTGGGCTCCACCGAGGGCCGCGACGTCGTGCTCGACATCTACGGCCCCGGCGAACTGATCGGCGAGTGGTCCGTCATCGACGGCAAGACCCGCGCCGCCACCGTCACCGCCCTCACCGACGTCGAGGTGCTGACACTGCCCGCCGAGGCGTTCCGCGAATTTCTCGACACGCACCCCGCGGTACGCGAGGCCCTGCTGCTCGACACCATCGGCCGCCTGCGCGCACAGGTCCGCCACCAGCTCGAGTTCGGCGCCGGCGACGCGATGGGTCGCGTGTGCGCGCGCCTGGCCGAGCTCGCCGACCGCTACGGCTACCTCGACGGCACCACCACCGTCATCCACTCACCGCTGAGCCAGGCCGACCTCGCCGCCTGGACCGGCCTCTCCCGCGAGGCCGTCGTCAAGGCACTGCGTCAGCTCCGCAGCATGGGCTGGATCTCCAACCGCGGCCCGGACATCACCGTCCACGACATCGAGCGTCTGCGCCGCCGCGCCACGCACTGA
- a CDS encoding cyclic nucleotide-binding domain-containing protein has translation MFPKRDARIDAIADLEIFAGLDRRQLAKIASLSTQVTLPEGSVLCRRGERGREAFVLVEGSVAVCVEDQALAVLRPGAVFGEMSLLDGKPRVATVTATSQVSVLVISPLELASLLEAVPAVRSRIFSTLGARKKDLTAAA, from the coding sequence GTGTTTCCCAAGCGCGACGCCCGGATCGACGCAATTGCCGACCTCGAGATCTTCGCCGGCCTGGACCGCAGGCAGCTGGCCAAGATCGCCTCGCTCAGCACCCAGGTGACCCTGCCCGAGGGCAGCGTCCTGTGCCGCCGCGGCGAGCGCGGCCGCGAGGCCTTCGTGCTCGTCGAGGGTTCGGTGGCCGTGTGTGTGGAGGACCAGGCTCTCGCCGTCCTTCGCCCCGGCGCCGTGTTCGGCGAGATGTCCCTGCTCGACGGCAAGCCCCGCGTGGCGACCGTCACGGCCACCTCGCAGGTCTCCGTCCTCGTGATCAGCCCGCTCGAGCTCGCCTCGCTGCTGGAAGCCGTTCCTGCGGTCCGTAGCCGCATCTTCTCCACGCTCGGCGCCCGCAAGAAGGACCTCACCGCCGCCGCCTGA
- the panB gene encoding 3-methyl-2-oxobutanoate hydroxymethyltransferase, producing the protein MTSAPTPDRSDAPSGTTRESATVAETAPVYGNLPPAKRVRVPALHAMKERGERWPMLTAYDMYTAEIFDAAGIPVLLIGDSAANNVYGYETTVPVTVDELLPLCRSVVAASKRALIVGDLPFGSYQVSPQQALETAIRFMKEGNVHAVKLEGGVRVAPQIRAIVDAGVPVMGHIGFTPQSEHGLGGYRVQGRGSAAEQVLADAHAVQEAGAFAVVLEMVPAEVSKQITAELRIPTIGIGAGPDCDAQVLVWQDMVGLREGTPRFVKRYADMRGVLTEAAKAYAADVVGGTFPTHEHSYH; encoded by the coding sequence ATGACCTCCGCACCAACCCCCGATCGATCTGACGCCCCGTCGGGCACGACCCGCGAGTCGGCGACCGTCGCTGAGACCGCCCCCGTCTACGGCAATCTCCCGCCGGCGAAACGCGTCCGCGTGCCCGCCCTGCACGCGATGAAGGAACGCGGCGAACGCTGGCCCATGCTCACCGCGTACGACATGTACACGGCCGAGATCTTCGACGCGGCCGGGATTCCCGTGCTGCTGATCGGCGACAGCGCCGCGAACAACGTCTACGGCTACGAGACGACTGTTCCGGTGACCGTCGACGAGCTCCTCCCCCTGTGCCGGTCGGTGGTCGCCGCCAGCAAGCGGGCGCTGATCGTCGGTGACCTGCCCTTCGGGTCCTACCAGGTCTCGCCCCAGCAGGCGCTGGAGACGGCGATCCGGTTCATGAAGGAGGGCAACGTCCACGCCGTGAAACTGGAGGGCGGCGTCCGCGTCGCGCCCCAGATTCGGGCGATCGTCGACGCCGGCGTGCCCGTGATGGGCCACATCGGTTTCACGCCGCAGAGCGAGCACGGCCTCGGCGGCTACCGCGTCCAGGGCCGGGGTTCGGCGGCGGAGCAGGTGCTCGCCGACGCCCACGCCGTCCAGGAGGCGGGCGCGTTCGCGGTCGTCCTGGAGATGGTCCCGGCCGAGGTGTCGAAGCAGATCACGGCCGAACTGCGCATCCCGACGATCGGGATCGGCGCCGGGCCGGACTGCGACGCCCAGGTGCTGGTCTGGCAGGACATGGTCGGCCTGCGCGAGGGCACGCCGCGCTTCGTCAAGCGGTACGCGGACATGCGCGGGGTGCTCACCGAGGCGGCGAAGGCCTACGCGGCCGACGTCGTCGGCGGGACGTTCCCGACCCACGAGCACAGCTACCACTGA
- a CDS encoding helical backbone metal receptor, protein MPGSLGGVSVRRIVSLVPSLTEAVGETAPELLVGVTDWCTHPPGLDCARVRGTKNPDVDAIEALAPDVVLAAFEENRQPDLDELRARGLEVWVSDIRDVDSALTSLAAMLERCGLGRPDWLAAAEAAWAQPAPTPRRKVAVPIWRKPWMVAGADTFTTSVLDRLGLDNVFDDPPADASERYPKADPDEVRVRGAELIVLPDEPYVFTALDGPEAFPGLDVALVSGRLLTWYGPSMATAREELLAAIAAARPGEDWAVDRG, encoded by the coding sequence ATGCCTGGCAGTCTAGGTGGGGTGTCCGTACGTCGAATCGTGTCGCTGGTCCCGTCGCTGACCGAGGCCGTCGGCGAGACCGCGCCGGAGCTGCTGGTCGGCGTGACCGACTGGTGCACCCACCCACCGGGCCTGGACTGCGCCCGGGTGCGGGGGACGAAGAACCCCGACGTCGACGCGATCGAGGCCCTGGCGCCGGACGTGGTGCTCGCCGCCTTCGAGGAGAACCGGCAGCCCGACCTCGACGAGCTCCGCGCCCGCGGTCTGGAGGTCTGGGTCAGCGACATCCGCGACGTCGACTCCGCCCTGACCTCGCTCGCCGCGATGCTGGAGCGGTGCGGGCTGGGCCGGCCGGACTGGCTCGCCGCGGCCGAGGCGGCCTGGGCGCAGCCCGCCCCGACGCCGCGGCGGAAGGTCGCGGTGCCGATCTGGCGCAAGCCGTGGATGGTCGCCGGCGCGGACACGTTCACGACGTCGGTGCTCGACCGGCTCGGTCTCGACAACGTCTTCGACGACCCGCCGGCCGACGCGTCCGAGCGCTACCCGAAGGCCGACCCGGACGAGGTCCGCGTCCGCGGGGCCGAACTGATCGTCCTGCCCGACGAGCCGTACGTCTTCACCGCGCTCGACGGGCCGGAGGCGTTCCCCGGGCTGGACGTCGCGCTGGTGTCCGGGCGGCTACTGACCTGGTACGGCCCCTCGATGGCCACCGCTCGCGAGGAGCTCCTCGCCGCGATCGCCGCCGCGCGCCCCGGTGAGGACTGGGCCGTCGATCGGGGGTAG
- the map gene encoding type I methionyl aminopeptidase encodes MASRTAPAPSVLPGKVSPLRQVPAHIPRPPYVGKPAPDRFEGSEIKDAETIEKMRIAGRIAAQALVEVASHIRPGITTDELDRIGHEFLCDHDAYPSTLGYRHFPKSLCTSVNEVICHGIPDSRELVDGDIVNVDITAYIHGVHGDTDATYPVGEIDSESALLLERTQEALNRGIKAVRPGRPINVIGRVIESYAKRFGYGVVRDFTGHGIGTAFHSGLVIPHYDTEHYATLMEPGMTFTIEPMLTLGTESYDMWDDDWTVVTQDRKRSAQFEHTLLVTDSGAEILTLP; translated from the coding sequence ATGGCTTCGCGTACCGCTCCGGCTCCCTCGGTGCTCCCGGGCAAGGTCTCGCCCCTGCGGCAGGTCCCCGCCCACATCCCGCGACCGCCGTACGTCGGCAAGCCGGCGCCGGACCGCTTCGAGGGCTCGGAGATCAAGGACGCCGAGACGATCGAGAAGATGCGGATCGCCGGCCGGATCGCCGCGCAGGCGCTCGTCGAGGTCGCGTCCCACATCCGCCCCGGAATCACCACCGACGAGCTCGACCGCATCGGCCACGAGTTCCTCTGCGACCACGACGCCTACCCGTCGACGCTCGGGTACCGGCACTTCCCGAAGTCGCTGTGCACCTCGGTCAACGAGGTGATCTGCCACGGGATCCCGGACTCCCGCGAGCTCGTCGACGGCGACATCGTGAACGTCGACATCACGGCCTACATCCACGGTGTCCACGGCGACACCGACGCGACCTACCCCGTGGGCGAGATCGACTCCGAGTCGGCGCTGCTGCTGGAGCGGACCCAGGAGGCCCTGAACCGCGGGATCAAGGCCGTCCGCCCGGGCCGGCCGATCAACGTCATCGGCCGCGTCATCGAGTCCTACGCCAAGCGCTTCGGCTACGGCGTCGTCCGGGACTTCACCGGGCACGGGATCGGGACCGCGTTCCACTCCGGGCTGGTGATCCCCCACTACGACACCGAGCACTACGCGACGCTGATGGAACCGGGGATGACCTTCACCATCGAGCCGATGCTGACCCTCGGGACCGAGTCCTACGACATGTGGGACGACGACTGGACCGTCGTCACCCAGGACCGCAAGCGCTCCGCCCAGTTCGAGCACACGCTCCTCGTCACCGACTCCGGCGCCGAGATCCTCACGTTGCCTTAA
- a CDS encoding DUF2817 domain-containing protein — MHLRPLPALIAGGLATAIALSAPLSTPGSAAPAATPTATSDSASDHQASTRSAVAEVRTIGTTVRGRQIRAYRLGEANAARTVVLLGVMHGSERAPGLTLRRLRDTAQTVTRVDLWVIPVLNPDGAATGRRANARGVDLNRNFPHRWSRSVSGAGRTAASERETKAIMRFLDRVDPDVVVSLHQPFAAVDTSVNKGRGLARALSRELKLPRRDIDCGGPCRGTLTGWFNATHAGEAITVEFGPRPARNYLRRTAVRGLVAAVGGRLR; from the coding sequence ATGCACCTCCGGCCGCTGCCCGCCCTGATCGCGGGCGGGCTCGCCACCGCGATCGCGCTGAGCGCACCGCTGAGCACACCGGGGTCGGCCGCACCGGCCGCCACCCCGACCGCCACCTCCGACTCTGCGTCCGACCACCAGGCTTCGACCCGGTCGGCGGTGGCCGAGGTCCGGACGATCGGGACGACCGTCCGGGGCCGCCAGATCCGCGCCTACCGCCTCGGGGAGGCGAACGCGGCGCGGACCGTCGTCCTTCTCGGCGTCATGCACGGCTCCGAACGCGCGCCCGGGCTGACGCTCCGGAGGCTGCGCGACACCGCCCAGACCGTCACCCGCGTGGACCTGTGGGTGATCCCGGTCCTCAACCCGGACGGGGCCGCGACCGGCCGCCGGGCCAACGCCCGCGGGGTCGACCTCAACCGCAACTTCCCGCACCGCTGGAGCCGTTCGGTCTCCGGCGCCGGGCGCACGGCCGCGTCCGAGCGCGAGACGAAGGCGATCATGCGCTTCCTCGACCGCGTCGACCCGGACGTCGTGGTCTCGCTCCACCAGCCGTTCGCGGCGGTCGACACGAGCGTGAACAAGGGCCGGGGTCTCGCCCGCGCGCTGAGCCGCGAGCTGAAGCTGCCGCGCCGCGACATCGACTGCGGCGGGCCGTGCCGGGGCACGCTGACGGGTTGGTTCAACGCCACCCACGCCGGCGAGGCGATCACCGTCGAGTTCGGGCCGCGGCCGGCCAGGAACTACCTCCGCCGGACCGCGGTCCGTGGGCTCGTCGCCGCCGTCGGTGGCCGCCTGCGCTGA
- a CDS encoding phosphodiester glycosidase family protein, whose protein sequence is MDGWLRRAGVPALTAVVALTALGPDGAAAPHAATTALAPSPPVVAAGSAAPAECRTPTTLVLESPKQAFELPGGATVRIWQNRLTKKRTKRFVAVTIPAGTLVPRALAARNLTRPAKPENQVAPHPNAAVAINGAVYDTKTGVPRRALVVDGEIRKASSEESQGLALYSDTRSAAWVLQQLAGEVRTSHGSLPLGAINWQELSMAGVSAYTRAWGPRAHPAGRRTVVVTDGLVTAILGGQKRPRTRPGPGELHLTAPDGTIHAEALKQLVPGDLVSLATDLTGDRPFETGRPPVGEPDGLIGVSSALVRRGVNYAGCGGRDNKLRPRSALAWTANGDLIVAAVSGRGKKGKGTAGASASQWAEYLLHLGAVSAVNLDGGGSTALFVRRSVGGPLVRLDRTWGGQRKVADSLAFEVPTP, encoded by the coding sequence GTGGACGGATGGCTCCGGCGGGCCGGTGTGCCGGCCCTGACGGCCGTCGTCGCGCTGACGGCGCTCGGCCCGGACGGGGCCGCGGCCCCGCACGCGGCGACGACGGCGCTCGCCCCGTCCCCACCCGTCGTCGCCGCCGGGTCGGCCGCCCCGGCGGAGTGCCGGACCCCCACGACGCTGGTCCTCGAGTCGCCGAAGCAGGCGTTCGAACTGCCCGGCGGGGCGACGGTGCGGATCTGGCAGAACCGGCTGACCAAGAAGCGGACCAAGCGCTTCGTCGCCGTCACGATCCCGGCCGGGACGCTCGTCCCGCGGGCGCTCGCCGCCCGCAACCTCACCCGCCCGGCGAAGCCCGAGAACCAGGTCGCCCCCCACCCGAACGCCGCCGTCGCGATCAACGGCGCGGTCTACGACACCAAGACCGGCGTCCCGCGCCGCGCGCTGGTCGTCGACGGCGAGATCCGCAAGGCGAGCAGCGAGGAGAGCCAGGGCCTCGCGCTCTACTCGGACACCCGCTCGGCCGCGTGGGTCCTGCAGCAGCTCGCCGGCGAGGTGCGGACCTCGCACGGGTCGCTCCCGCTCGGGGCGATCAACTGGCAGGAGCTCTCGATGGCGGGCGTCAGCGCCTACACCCGTGCCTGGGGTCCGCGGGCGCATCCGGCCGGGCGGCGCACCGTCGTCGTGACCGACGGACTCGTGACGGCGATCCTCGGCGGGCAGAAGCGGCCCCGCACGCGCCCGGGACCCGGCGAGCTCCACCTGACCGCGCCGGACGGGACGATCCACGCCGAGGCCCTCAAGCAGCTCGTGCCCGGTGACCTCGTCAGCCTCGCCACCGATCTCACCGGCGACCGGCCCTTCGAGACCGGCCGCCCGCCGGTCGGGGAGCCCGACGGGCTGATCGGCGTCAGCTCCGCGCTGGTCCGCCGCGGGGTGAACTACGCCGGCTGCGGCGGCCGCGACAACAAGCTCCGGCCCCGCTCCGCGCTCGCCTGGACGGCGAACGGCGACCTGATCGTCGCCGCGGTCTCCGGTCGCGGGAAGAAGGGCAAGGGCACCGCCGGCGCGAGCGCGAGCCAGTGGGCGGAGTACCTGCTGCACCTCGGCGCCGTCTCCGCGGTCAACCTCGACGGGGGCGGGTCCACGGCCCTGTTCGTGCGCCGCTCGGTCGGCGGGCCGCTCGTCCGGCTCGACCGGACCTGGGGCGGTCAGCGCAAGGTCGCCGACTCCCTCGCCTTCGAGGTCCCGACGCCCTGA
- a CDS encoding phosphodiester glycosidase family protein produces the protein MGSNTGRNVRRCTAPTVAAGAAMAMIGAYATATMGSSEASVPDLGTLPGEHRALPLLGLDDIEPYEVGELLAGLSERTAARFLPEDVAAPVPTAAAAPQVRNPDKGRDVPAGCRPATKLLRQDPVKRFNLPGGASVRIWDTGSKSNPMHETRLVAVRIPKGTLAPSVLTPSSALGALATPASMAAGEKKAVVVINGGVYDTSTKIPTGAVQVGSKPRKADSLGTRAIAIYDGLKSAVVARTGLTGVLASDSGEIPIAAINWEQLSKQGITAYTRSWNAKKHPAGPRTVVVRGGKVRAVLSKAAGMRRPASGETFLTAPRGTRFAKALQALRVGDKVSLSTAVESVREDFAERPALEAPSAVLGVSAALVRYGHVTAPCSARDNQLRPRSALAWTADGDMLVVAVAGRAISGGTRFGGASAYGWGQYLQQLGAVSAVNLDGGGSTALLVRRSAGGKLERLDRSDKDAQRPVANALAFRTD, from the coding sequence ATGGGCAGCAACACGGGTCGCAACGTCCGGCGGTGCACGGCGCCGACCGTGGCCGCGGGTGCGGCGATGGCGATGATCGGCGCGTACGCGACGGCGACCATGGGGTCGTCCGAGGCGTCCGTCCCGGACCTGGGCACCCTGCCCGGGGAGCACCGGGCCCTGCCCCTGCTCGGGCTCGACGACATCGAGCCCTACGAGGTCGGTGAACTCCTCGCCGGCCTGTCCGAGCGCACCGCCGCCCGCTTCCTCCCCGAGGACGTCGCCGCGCCGGTCCCGACTGCCGCCGCCGCGCCCCAGGTCCGCAACCCCGACAAGGGGAGGGACGTGCCCGCCGGCTGCCGGCCCGCGACGAAGCTGCTGCGCCAGGACCCGGTGAAGCGGTTCAACCTCCCCGGCGGCGCCTCGGTCCGCATCTGGGACACCGGCTCCAAGTCCAATCCGATGCACGAGACCCGCCTGGTCGCCGTCCGCATCCCCAAGGGGACGCTCGCCCCGTCGGTGCTCACGCCGTCCTCCGCGCTCGGCGCGCTCGCGACCCCGGCCTCGATGGCCGCGGGGGAGAAGAAGGCCGTCGTCGTCATCAACGGCGGGGTCTACGACACCAGCACGAAGATCCCGACCGGCGCGGTTCAGGTCGGGTCCAAGCCGCGCAAGGCCGACAGCCTCGGCACCCGGGCCATCGCGATCTACGACGGCCTGAAGTCCGCCGTCGTCGCCCGCACCGGGCTCACCGGCGTCCTCGCCTCCGACTCGGGCGAGATCCCGATCGCGGCGATCAACTGGGAGCAGCTCTCCAAGCAGGGCATCACCGCCTACACGCGCAGCTGGAACGCCAAGAAGCACCCGGCCGGCCCGCGGACCGTCGTCGTCCGCGGCGGCAAGGTCCGGGCCGTCCTGTCCAAGGCGGCCGGGATGCGCCGCCCCGCCTCCGGCGAGACCTTCCTGACCGCCCCGCGCGGCACCAGGTTCGCCAAGGCGCTCCAGGCCCTCCGCGTCGGCGACAAGGTCTCGCTGTCCACCGCGGTCGAGAGCGTCCGCGAGGACTTCGCCGAGCGGCCCGCCCTCGAGGCGCCCTCGGCGGTCCTCGGCGTCAGCGCTGCGCTCGTCCGCTACGGCCACGTGACCGCCCCCTGCAGCGCCCGGGACAACCAGCTCCGGCCCCGCAGCGCCCTCGCCTGGACCGCCGACGGCGACATGCTCGTCGTCGCGGTCGCCGGCCGGGCGATCTCCGGCGGCACCCGCTTCGGCGGCGCCTCCGCCTACGGCTGGGGCCAGTACCTGCAGCAGCTCGGCGCGGTGTCCGCGGTCAACCTCGACGGCGGCGGCTCGACGGCCCTGCTGGTCCGCCGCTCCGCCGGCGGGAAGCTGGAGCGGCTGGACCGCAGCGACAAGGACGCCCAGCGGCCGGTCGCCAACGCGCTGGCGTTTCGGACCGACTGA
- a CDS encoding phosphodiester glycosidase family protein, producing the protein MKIRTALTPALAAALVLPAAVLTAAPAADARSCKAPTGILRTPVDKTMSLPGGATVRIWDTGDRKRNIDEVRIVAVRIQRGSLIPRAVTASTLSKAATPKTQAAKANRAVVVVVNGGVFDPSGPSIPVRSQVLNGAVRKGTRAVDQGIALYEKSRTAEWTLHKTVGTVSTGAHGSREVGNVNWQSLPGDGVAVYTRAWGTSAHPAGNRTVVVKKGKVTKILTSRKAGAKRPGSGETWLTARNGSGTASWLQGLRVGEAVTVLTQQSGVLPFLDGRPGVGRPDSLVGVSSAMVRWGQNLAGCGSRDETLRPRSGLMWTANGDLIVAAVAGRPNAAAGGATAHQWGEYMKQLGAVHAVNLDGGTSTTLLVRTKVGGPLIRLDRSGGSFQRAVPDALTFQVP; encoded by the coding sequence GTGAAGATCCGGACCGCCCTGACCCCCGCCCTCGCTGCCGCGCTCGTGCTGCCGGCCGCCGTCCTGACCGCGGCCCCCGCCGCGGACGCCCGGTCGTGCAAGGCACCGACGGGGATCCTCCGGACGCCGGTGGACAAAACGATGTCCCTGCCCGGCGGCGCGACGGTCCGCATCTGGGACACCGGTGACCGCAAGCGCAACATCGACGAGGTGCGGATCGTCGCGGTCCGCATCCAGAGGGGCAGCTTGATCCCGCGGGCCGTCACCGCCTCGACCCTGTCGAAGGCCGCGACGCCGAAAACCCAGGCCGCGAAGGCCAACCGCGCCGTCGTCGTCGTCGTCAACGGGGGAGTGTTCGACCCCAGCGGTCCGTCGATCCCGGTCCGGTCGCAGGTCCTCAACGGCGCCGTGCGCAAGGGCACACGGGCGGTCGACCAGGGCATCGCGCTCTACGAGAAGAGCCGCACCGCGGAGTGGACGCTGCACAAGACCGTCGGCACGGTCAGCACCGGTGCCCACGGCAGCCGCGAGGTCGGAAACGTGAACTGGCAGTCCCTGCCCGGCGACGGTGTCGCCGTCTACACGCGAGCCTGGGGCACCTCGGCCCACCCCGCCGGAAACCGGACGGTCGTGGTCAAGAAGGGCAAGGTCACCAAGATTCTGACGAGCCGTAAGGCGGGGGCGAAGCGGCCCGGCAGCGGCGAGACCTGGTTGACCGCGCGCAACGGCAGCGGCACCGCCTCCTGGCTTCAGGGCCTGCGCGTGGGCGAGGCCGTGACGGTCTTGACGCAGCAGTCCGGCGTGCTCCCGTTCCTCGACGGCCGCCCCGGTGTCGGGCGGCCCGACAGCCTCGTCGGGGTCAGCTCCGCGATGGTCCGGTGGGGCCAGAACCTCGCCGGCTGCGGCTCCCGCGACGAGACCCTCCGCCCCCGCTCCGGGCTGATGTGGACCGCGAACGGCGACCTGATCGTCGCCGCCGTCGCCGGTCGGCCGAACGCCGCGGCCGGGGGCGCGACCGCCCACCAGTGGGGCGAGTACATGAAGCAGCTCGGCGCCGTGCACGCGGTGAACCTCGACGGCGGGACGTCCACGACCCTGCTCGTCCGGACCAAGGTCGGCGGCCCGCTGATCCGCCTCGACCGGTCCGGCGGGTCCTTCCAGCGGGCCGTCCCGGACGCACTCACCTTCCAGGTGCCGTAG
- a CDS encoding helix-turn-helix domain-containing protein produces MLVLDTATLPERDRREALVSTLRETSGASRVTLEDPEPVTARLDLWVFGNAAIFRTASTGVAMLRTAKAARSASGEHVAIGVQEFGVAHHREGSAARTVSAGSAVVIDVARPFEYRWRSWGAARSLNVPHADLALPIDVVVRAGTRLATSPLHRLVLRHIADLTRDADALSAGPGAEALGTASVELVRALIVTAGDGAPNARDVLEQTLITQVRAYVRQHLTDVDLTPESIAAALSVSPRHLYRACAAANLRLEPWIIERRLERAKAELGHPASRHRTIAGIARRWGFRDPTHFSRRFREAYGVLPSEWRRMCAEER; encoded by the coding sequence TTGCTCGTCCTCGACACCGCCACGCTGCCCGAACGCGACCGGCGGGAGGCGCTCGTCTCGACGCTGCGGGAGACCTCCGGCGCGTCCCGCGTGACGCTCGAGGACCCGGAGCCGGTGACCGCACGGCTCGACCTGTGGGTCTTCGGCAACGCCGCCATCTTCCGCACCGCCTCCACCGGCGTCGCGATGCTGCGGACGGCCAAGGCGGCGCGCTCCGCCTCCGGGGAGCACGTCGCGATCGGCGTCCAGGAGTTCGGCGTCGCGCACCACCGGGAGGGTTCGGCGGCGCGTACGGTCTCCGCCGGGTCGGCCGTCGTCATCGACGTCGCCCGGCCTTTCGAGTACCGCTGGCGCTCCTGGGGCGCGGCACGGTCGCTCAACGTCCCGCACGCCGACCTCGCGCTGCCCATCGACGTCGTCGTCCGGGCCGGGACGCGGCTGGCGACGAGCCCCCTCCACCGTCTGGTGCTCCGTCACATCGCCGACCTCACGCGCGACGCCGACGCGCTGAGCGCCGGCCCCGGGGCCGAGGCCCTCGGCACCGCGAGCGTCGAGCTGGTGCGGGCCCTCATCGTCACCGCGGGGGACGGCGCGCCGAACGCCCGCGACGTCCTGGAACAGACGCTGATCACCCAGGTCCGCGCCTACGTCCGTCAGCACCTGACCGACGTCGACCTGACGCCGGAGTCGATCGCGGCCGCGCTGTCCGTCTCACCGCGGCACCTCTACCGGGCCTGCGCGGCCGCGAACCTGCGTCTGGAACCGTGGATCATCGAACGGCGCCTGGAACGGGCCAAGGCCGAACTGGGACATCCCGCCTCCCGGCACCGCACGATCGCGGGAATCGCGCGCCGCTGGGGTTTCCGGGACCCGACGCACTTCTCCCGCCGCTTCCGCGAGGCCTACGGCGTCCTGCCCAGCGAGTGGCGCCGGATGTGCGCCGAGGAACGGTGA
- a CDS encoding alpha/beta hydrolase codes for MKTIVLIHGFWVTPRSWEHWVARYTAAAYQVIAPAYPGFEVEVEALNADPTPIETLTAPAIIEHLTSVVAALDEPPILMGHSAGGAFTQVLLDRGYGAAAVAFNSAPTEGVHVTPLSQIKSTFPVLKNPANHHRAVGLTPDQWRYAFTNTFSEEESLALYERYHIPASGRVLWNSVLANFMPGPQDIHVNYGNDDRAPLLFVSGSEDHIMPPSVQRSNAKHYKSKLTVTEVEEYEGYAHLLPAQAGWEEIADHALEWAVKHAGW; via the coding sequence ATGAAGACGATCGTGCTGATCCACGGGTTCTGGGTGACGCCTCGCAGCTGGGAGCACTGGGTCGCGCGCTACACCGCGGCCGCATATCAGGTCATCGCGCCGGCGTACCCCGGCTTCGAGGTCGAGGTCGAGGCGCTCAACGCCGACCCGACGCCGATCGAGACGCTGACGGCGCCGGCGATCATCGAGCACCTGACGTCGGTGGTGGCGGCGCTCGACGAGCCACCGATCCTGATGGGCCACTCGGCCGGCGGCGCCTTCACGCAGGTGCTCCTCGACCGCGGATACGGCGCGGCCGCCGTCGCGTTCAACTCCGCGCCGACCGAGGGCGTCCACGTCACGCCGCTCTCGCAGATCAAGTCGACGTTCCCGGTGCTGAAGAACCCGGCCAACCACCACAGGGCCGTGGGTCTGACGCCGGATCAGTGGCGGTACGCGTTCACCAACACGTTCTCCGAGGAGGAGTCGCTCGCGCTGTACGAGCGGTACCACATCCCCGCGTCGGGGCGGGTGCTCTGGAACAGCGTGCTCGCGAACTTCATGCCGGGCCCGCAGGACATCCACGTCAACTACGGCAACGACGACCGCGCGCCGCTGCTGTTCGTCTCCGGCAGCGAGGACCACATCATGCCGCCGTCGGTCCAGCGCTCGAACGCCAAGCACTACAAGTCCAAGCTCACGGTGACCGAGGTCGAGGAGTACGAGGGCTACGCCCATCTGCTCCCGGCGCAGGCGGGCTGGGAGGAGATCGCGGACCACGCGTTGGAGTGGGCCGTCAAGCACGCCGGCTGGTAG